TGACAAATGCTAAAGACCGGATGGTGAGTTTCGCCACCGGGCTGGAAGGCATGATCCCGCTGCCGGGCCATATCATCGGCGTGGCGGATCAGTATCTGTCGGGGCGGGTGATGGGCGGGCGTATCAGCCAGGTAAACGGTCGCGCGCTGACGCTCGACCGGGTGCCGGATGCAAAAGCGGGCGACAGGCTTATCGTCAACCTGCCGTCCGGCAAATCACAGGCCCGTACCCTTCAGGCGGTCAGCGGTCGTAATGTCACGGTGTCTGCGGTATTCAGCGAAACGCCGGAGCGCGAGGCGGTCTGGTCGGTGGATGCGCAGGATGTCGCGATCCAGCAGTACCGCGTCACGTCTGTCGAAGACAACAACGACGGCACCTGGACCATCAGCGCCGTGCAGCACAACCCGGATAAATATGCCGCCATTGATTCCGGCGCGCGGCTCGATGAGCGTCCGGTATCAGCCATTCCGCCGGGCGTGCAGGCACCGCCAGCCTCCGTGACCCTCAGCAGTTACAGCCGCGTGGTGCAGAACCTCAGCGTGGAAACCCTGCGTGTCGCCTGGCCCGCGGCACCCGGCGCCGTGGCGTATGAATGTCAGTGGCGCAAGGATAACGGCGACTGGGTGAATGTGCCGCGCACAAGCTCGCTCGGCTTTGAGGTGCAGGGCATTTATGCCGGGCGGTACATGGCGCGCGTCAGCGCCGTAAACGCCAGCGATGTCGCCTCGGTCTGGCAGACCAGCGTGGAAGTGACACTGACCGGCAAGGTGGGGCAGCCGCCGGTACCGCTGAACTTCCGCACCACGCCGATCAACTGGGGCATCCAGCTTGACTGGAACTTCCCTGACGGTGCTGACGATACGCTGATGACCGAAATTCAGTATGCCGCCGCGAGCGACGGTAGCGACGCGCTGCTGCTTTCGGATGTGCCGTATCCGGCGCACAGTTACACGCAGCTTGGTCTGCGTGCCGGGCAGATCTTCTGGTACCGCGCGCGGCTGGTGGACCGCATCGGGAACCAGTCAGCCTGGACTGGCTGGGTGCGCGGCATGGCGAACGACAACGCGGAGGATTACCTGGGTGATATTACCGGTGATTTTCTCACCAGTGCCGACGGCCAGGCGCTGCAGCAGCAAATCGACACTAACATTGAGGCGGTGATGCAGAACGCGCTGGCGAACAACGCCACGGTCGATCATCAGTGGAAGCAGTATGGCGAAGTGCGCGCCGATATTCTGGTGGTGAAAACCACTATCGCCAACGTCGATAAGGCAATGGCTGATATGAGCACTCAGGTCCAGGCGCAGATAGGTAATGTCACGGCTGCACTTGAAGACAAACTGACCGCCGTGGTCGACGCCAGTGGCGCTACAGCCATTCATACGCTGAAAGCAGGTGTGCGGATTAACGGCGACTACTACAGCGCCGGCATGAGCATTGCGGTGCTGGCGCAGGCCGGGCAGCCAGTCGTAACGCGTGTTGCGTTTAATGCCGATCAGTTTGTGCTGACCACCGGCAGCGGTGCCAGCCAGTTCTCGCCGTTTGCTGTGGTGGGCGGCCAGGTGTTTATGAACTCGGCCTTTATCCAGGACGGCACTATTACCAGTGCTAAAATCGGTGCCTTTATCCAGTCGGCAAATTACGTGGCAGGAACATCAGGCTGGCGATTGGACAAGAATGGAAACTTCGAACTTAACGGAAGCGGCGGCAATGGTCGAATGCTAATTACTAATAACATAGTACAAATATGGGATTCCAATAATGTTCTGCGTGTAAGAATGGGGCTTTTCTGATGTCTGGTTTGCAATGTTGGGATGCCACTGGGCGGCTTGTGGTAGATCTCGGAGACTACCTGTTAAAAAAACAAGCGGAAGTACAGGTGCCTTCCAAAGCGGGGGCATATAAACAAGTTAACGTGCCAATATCGGGGGTTACAGAATCTTGTTTTGCTGTGCTTAATTGCGACACTATTCAGTCCAAAACATGGGTTACGTCTTGCTACAATGGTGGGGTGACAATTTACTTTACTCTCAGTCAGTATTTTTACGGAACTGCAACATTAGAAATTTACTCATATATATAGGTGCTTTGTGAGCGGTTTTGAGGTAAGAAATTCAGCAGGTTCTGTCACAGTGAATAGTGACTACTCATCACCCAGGCTTCTCCGATATGAGGAGAAGCCTAAAATGGGTAAAACTGGTGACTGGGGCGGAACAATACCGGATATGGGCAAGATTGAAAGCTTGGCCTACCTTGAAGATTCTATTACCCCTTCAGGAACGACATATACACAAAACTACCACAAGCCGGGCCAGATAATGTGGTTTCGGCTGGCTGTAGGTGCATGGGGACTTCCTGGCGCAGATTATTTTATTCCCAACCAGGTTAATTTGGCCTTCACCTCAATGAGCGCGCCGATAGAGTCTGGTTATTTAGATGTTTTCGACGGATCTGGTAAATTGATATGGTCTGCTAAATCGGCAGCAACCACTCCACGAATAATCGGGTTTATTAATGTTCCCGCAGGTTATGACCTTTTAAATAAAACGCTGTCCGTTGCCGTGCCGGGAACGCCATTTTTCCCGTCCGATATGTTTCCTGGCCTGCTTAATGAAACCTCGGAAGGAGCCGGAGGGCGAGCCAGTCTCGCGATTAAACAACAATCAGGTAGCGTTTTATTGCGATATGACGCTTATAACAACCCGCCCTATACCGAGACGCCGTTATATTCAAGGGGGTTCAAAATCCCCTACGCGATATTTCCTACACTTTAACCCGCTTCGGCGGGTTTTTTTTATTTCAGGAGACAGTCATGTCTGCAGGAACTCTTACGCTAACCAATAAATCAGCTGCGGTTACTGGTAATGGAACATCATTCACAACGGAATTAAAAGCTGGCGACCTCATTGTTGTTAAAGTTGGTGGAACTCCTTATACACTGCCCGTTAAAGCAATCACAAATAACACTCAACTGATGCTTGTTAGTGATTACACAGGGCCAACCCAGAGCGGTGCCGCTTGGTTTGCCGTTCCGCAGGAAGCACAAAGCTTAATTACTGCGGCCCTTGCCTCACAGACCGCAGAAGCCTTACGTGGACTTAACCTGGACAAAACAAACTGGCAGCAAATGTTTTCAGGCGCAGGTAATATTACTGTCACTCTATCAGACGGTAGCTCATGGACTGGCCCATCATTGAATAGCATTAAAGATATGGTTGACGCTCTTTCACCTGTGGGGTCGATGTTAGTGTGGCCTTCTTTAAATCTTCCTGACAACTCAACTCTTGGAATTAAATACCTCAGGTTGAATGGGGCATCATTCGATAAAACGCTATACCCAAAATTAGCTTCTATTTATACGACAGGCGTTCTTCCCGATATGCGTGCTAACGTAGTCAGGGGATTTGATGATGGCAGGGGAGTAGATCAGGGGAGGGCAATGCTTTCGGAACAACTGGACGCAGCTCCTAATATTGTAGGGTCTTTTGCGCCATCGGTTGATTCCAGAGGATTTGGCACAGGCGCGATAACGTGCGCAGGAGGCGTTGCAGCTGCGTACACAACAACGAGTGACACAACTTTCCTTCGCAGTGTGACTGCAACTATTGATGCATCAAAATCAAGTGCTTCTTATGGTCGTGGAAACTCAGCAGAAGTCAGAATGAGGAACATAGTCTGGAATATGATAGTGAGGGCTTCGTAATGGTATTCAATTCAGATGGTTTTGCTGAACAAGATTTCATCCAAAAAGTTTATATTGCAGACATCAGTGGGGAATACATAGGCACCTCTGAAGTCATGATAAGTAGAGGAACGGGACTTCCAGCTGGCGCATACCTCGACGCGCCGCCGCCTCTGCAAGAGGGAAAGGCGATAATCAGAAATGCGAATGGATCTGAATGGATTATCACATCAGATTATCGTGGCAAGACAGCCTACTCAACTGACAAAAGCAAGACCATTATTATAAATGAGCCTGGAGACATTCCTGATGGGTTTACTTTGTCTGGTCCTCCTCGGGCATGGGAGTTTTGGGATGGAGAAAAGTGGCTACCCGACGATAAAGCACTCAAAGATATTCAGCAGAGAGAGGCAGTAGAAAGGAAAACCATGCTGATGAATGAAGCAAGCAACGAGATATCACTCCTTCAGGATGCTGTTGATCTTGACATGGCAACAGAAGATGAGACAGCAAGACTTTTAGCCTTGAAAAAATTCAGAGTGTTATTAAGTCGTATAGACACGACTTCCGCTCCTGATATCTCATGGCCCATAGCGCCTTGAAAGCAATCTATGTGGCATGCATGGGGCAAAAAATTAGCGCAAAACAACTCAAAACCCCGGAAGGTGTCGATTCGTCTTGCGCTAATGCATTGCTTCTAGCCTAGTTTTCTACCACATCAACACGCTTCCACGCTGAACGGCTGCCTATTTTAAATAAACCCCTCTGTGTTAAGCCAGTACGAGTGATTATGGATTTCAGTTTTATCAGAATCCTTAAGGGTTCTCATACCAATCCCTTTGCATTTATTTGAGCAAAATTTATTATTTCTCGTTTCAGAGAAATTAGCACCACAAACTTTACAGCGAATGTCTTTCTTTACATTCCTTTTTCGGCTCAATTCCTTCCGTCTATTAAAGTGGATATAACAAAGCCTGACACCATATTCATAGCTAATAGATGCTATATTCTCTTTGCACCCTTTTCTGCAACATATTGCCATTACATACCGTCCATGTTCACTTCACGCGGTTTTCCAACCATTCGTGTATGTCACTTAGCCTCCAACGAGAACTTCTGCCAAGTTTTATTGGCTTCATAAATTTTCCGTCCTGAATTTGCTTATAAATCCATTTATCAGTGACTTTCAGCGTTGCTGCGATCCACTTCATATCTACAAGTTGCATGTCATTGTTTTCACTTCTTTCCACACTGTTCTCCTGATGTGCCGCCCTTTCGCAAGATACTGGCTGTATAGGGCCACAAAGTGCAGGCAAAAGATCGCTCTAGAAATTGTCTTGACAATTCACTTCAGTTGCGAACTAGAGGGGAGGAAACGATTGATGGTGTAGTCTTTGTAAGATGCTCCGATAAAACCGCCTAAGTTGATCATGCAAAATGATCAAATGAGACCTGCCATTAAAGTAAAAATGGTAAGATTCAGGTTGCTACCCACGCAGCATTTACTAGTATTTAAATCTTACAAACAGATCAAGATTGGAATATAAATTCAAACATTAATTAAAAACCCAGCCAATCAAACCAAATAAATAAAAATTAAAGATATATTTAAAGTCAGCGTAACCGATATATGGACAGCTATATCAAACAACATCTTGCTGCAGATTGCTGAACATTGATTGCATGTTGAATGGAAGGCATCAGCTATACCACCGCAGTAAGTTGCGACAGGTGTTACCTGCTGCTTGTTACAAGGCTGACTAATGTAGTGCTGGAAACATTACAGATTGAGTGCTGTGACGGCTTTGTTGAATAAATCAGATTTCGGGTAAGTCTCCCCCGTAGCGGGTTGTGTTTTCAGGCAATACGCACGCTTTCAGGCATACCTGCTTTCGTCATTTTGTTCAGCGCTCGTACCAGGGCCATAGCCTCCGCAACCTGACCATCGTAGTCACGCAGCGTCAGTGAACCCCCGAACAGCTGTTTTACCCGGTACATCGCCGTTTCCGCTATCGAGCGACGGTTGTAATCTGTTGTCCATTTCCACCGCGCATTACTCCCGGTCATTCGCTGATTAGCCACTGCACGGTTACGGTCTGCATATTCACCGGGCCAGTAACCCGCACCTTTTCGGGGAGGGATAAGCGCGCTGATTTTCTTACGCCGCAGTTCATCGTGACATAGCCGGGTATCGTAAGCGCCATTGCCGGCGGCTGACCTGATTTTCCGGTGGGTTTGCCGGATTAACCCGGGGAAGGCCTCTGAGCCCGTAACGTTGTTCAGCGACAGGTCAGCGCAGATGATTTCATGTGTTTTACTGTCAACGGCGAGATGCAACTTTCGCCATATACGACGGCGTTCCTGGCCATGCTTTTTGACTTTCCACTCGCCTTCACCGAAGACCTTCAGCCCGGTGGAATCAATCACCAGGTGTGCGATTTCACCCCGGGTGAACGTTTTGAAACTGACATTAACCGACTTTGCGCTCTTGCTGACACTGGTGTAATCCGGGCAGCGCAACGGAACATTCATCAGTGTAAAAATGGAATCAATAAAACCCTGTGCAGCCCGCAGGGTCAACCTGAACACGCGTTTAATGACCAGAACGGTGGTGATGGCGAGATCAGAATAGCGCTGAGGTCTTCCCCGTGATGAAGGCGTTGCCGACTCATACCAGGCCTGAATAGCTTCATCATCCAGCCAGAAAGTTATGGAGCCACGGTTGATGAGGGCTTTATTGTAGGTGGGCCAGTTGGTGATTTTGAACTTTTGCTTTGCCACGGAACGGTCTGCGTTGTCGGGAAGATGCGTGATCTGATCCTTCAACTCAGCAAAAGTTCGATTTATTCAACAAAGCCAAGAAAAAGATCTACGGAACGCGAGAAGAAGCCCGCAGTGATATTTTTGATTACATCGAAATGTTTTATAACAGTAAGCGTCGGCATGGTTCTAGCGAACAGATGTCACCGACAGAATATGAAAAACAGTATTATCAACGGCTCGGAAGTGTCTAGATTATCCGTGGCGATTCATTATGCAGAGGATCAATTTTATTATTTCAGGCTTGAGATGGTTAGGTTTATCTGCAGCAGAATGCGTTCAGACCTTCATAAACAGCAGCGCAGTGATACTCTGCAATTTATGAAGACCTGTTCAGGATAATCACTTACATCTAAAATAGCTGCAATGACTATTTTTGATATAAATATTAATTACACAATCATAATTATCAACGTTTCGCTACAATCTTGCCTGTTGTGTTATCCAAACGATATTGCGAAATAGTACCATCCACAATATATTGGATTACAGCCTGTACTGTAGCCAGAGGGACATGAAACCATTCTTTCGGTGTATAAACCTGTCCAGTATGACTTTTGAGTGTAATATTAAGGCGACGCGTTGCTAGAAAGCCATGTACTAAGGCTTCAAGTTTTTGTGCATTTAAATTGAAACATTGGCTGGTGGCTACAATTCTGACAGGTGCCTCAAGAAAAGTACGGTCTTTTTCAGCATTTTTGATTCGCTGTTCTACAGTCGTTTCAGTAAAGCCAATTTTGTATAAATTTTGTTTATAAGGTATGAGCGCTGGATCTTTACTCTTAGTTGCAAGTATATAAACTAAACCAGATGGAACAGAAACATCTGAAGGTATCAGTTTCTGACCATTGAGTTGCACTTTGCGCCCTTCTTTGTCCCTCACTAAGCCATGAGTTAAGGACTGATAGAGCATATTCATTTCAGTGCCGTTTTCAAATATCAGGTGTAAACGCGCATTATAAGTACTGTATTCACGCAGACGCTCACCAGCACTATGCACGTAGCCAACCACGCCGTTAAGAACAAAAAAGTCGCCTTCGCTAATTTTCAACTTGTGCGTAAAACGTTCCAGGGAAAAAATGCCATTTTTTAAACCACCCCGTAGTTGAAGAAAAAGAGGCTCAAACCGCTGGAAATCGGGGCAAGGCTGCCGCTGAGCAATTTCATCGGGTTGCTCTTTTCTATCAACCGAAACATGCGTAATACTGAAAATATCAGGCTCATCGAAATTTAATAGTTCGTCATCGTCATCTGCAAATATGTCTTCCAATGAGGTAACAAGTTCTGATTTATTGATATAAGCGGGTGATTCAGACTCTGCGGCCAAGTTGGTATGTATATAGTCCGAACTATTTGATTCAAGTAAGTTATAGAAATCTATGGATCTTAGTTGTAAACACAGGTCCGGGTTCTCTTTAATACTCTTTAAGCGCCTTGCAAGGCGCTTTTCATCAAGAGATACCGTATTTCCTTCAGTTGGAAGCCGACCATGCTGTTCGTAATACGCTACGATTTCTGAAAATTGATTACCATACAGATTAACTAAGCCAGATTTGGGTTTTAGCGGTTGCACGTCAAGCAGGTCGAATTCATCGTCCTCTGAAATGATGCTATTCAATGTCGATTTACCAGACAGGTGATTAGTCGATAAACGGATCATATTACTGTCCCTTTTTTGCGATCTGTTGCTGTTTCATCTTACGTATAAACGCTAAAGCTTCCGCATACCGTACTTCAATCGGGTCACTTGAGTTCAACGATGGTTCTTGTCCGTGCTCTTTTTTGAATTGTTTAATCTTCGGCCAAAGGATTACAGCTTCCTCTTCAGAAACTTGAGATTTACTAGCACTGACAGCCTCCTGAATGGTTTTCAGCATAGGAGCCGTAACCGATTTAGAGAGGATCTCATAAGCGCCATGAAATGGATTAATAGAATCAATCAGATCTATATCAAGATTGTCTATGCAAAGGAACTTCTCGCCCATTTTAAGAAACTGTTTTCCAACAACGCTTGAACTGGATTCCATCCCAGAATTATCTCCCATGTCTATTACGGCATCAGGTGGCAGGTCTTCACCCTCGAACAATCCACCTTGCTGAGTAATTAGCATACTTTGTAGGATACCCTGCCTTATTTGTTCTTGTTCTTCTTCAGTCAAGTCAGGGTAAAGAGTTTGAATCACTGCAGGCAATGCCATCTGAGTGATAGTCTCAGAAGGTGTGGTTTCACTGATTGCTTCTTTTACCGTTTGTTCGTTAGCCATTAACGTGGCCATAATCTCATTCTTGTCGCCATTAAGAATGTCGAGCACTTTTTGAGATACAGGTGTGCTTGATGAATCGTCAACTAATAAGGTATTCGGCGGCAGTGGTTTTCCGTCCCATTGCGAACGAGGTTTGAACTGGATACTGGGGGCAAGAATCTGTTCCATTAATAACGAGGTCGTAATCGCTTTTAGCATGTTGTTGACCGATGATTTCACATCATCATCCTGCGCATCTGGCTGGGCAATTAAGTTGGTGAACTGCGCATGTTTTTTGCCAATACAATCGCGTGTGGCACGGCCAATAATCTGTACAATTTCTGTTAACGAACTACGGTAACCGATGGTCAAAACATGTTCACAGAATGGCCAATCAAAACCTTCTTTGGCCATACCCAACGCGATAATAATGTCTATGTCATCGGCAGCTTTGATATTACGCAGATAGGCTTGGATTTTTGGCCTTTCAATGGGGTTATCATCGACCAGATTAGCTAATTTAAGCAAACGTCCATCTTTAGCCTCAATATGGTATACACCTGTGGCCGAGTCACGTTTTAACACATTTCCCAAAACATCCAGAATAGCATCTACTTCTCCATGCTTATCCTTAGTTGATTCACCAGAGTTAACATTTGGAATATGAATTATAGTTTTCTTACTGGCATCAAGAACTGAGGGTAAAGCTTCGATGTAAGGACCTTGGTAAAAGTGATAGCCAATACCCAAGGATTTCAAGTATTGGTAACCGTTTAGCTGCTCATAGTAGGTATAAGTAACCTTTGTGAACAATGCTTCATCTTCGGCCAACAAGATAGGCACCGTATCGCCCCGAAAGTAAGAGCCAGTCATAGCGATAATGTGCGCACTTGATTTTTTCATCAAATCATCTATGAGGCTACCCAAGCGGTTATCACCGTCGGCTGAAACATGGTGGAACTCATCAATAGCTACAAGACAATTATCAAAATCAGTCACTGCTAATTTTTCAAAAGCAAAACGCAAGGTTGCGTGAGTACACACAAGAATCTTGTCATAACTGGACATAAACCGCTGGAAAGCTTTGACCTTACCCGACTCACCGCCATCAACGCATAGGTTATTTTCCGGTTTAACAACCCAGTCAGCGAAAAAACCATGCTCACTCAGCTTAGTATCTTGAAATGAACCCCCGATAGATTTTTCAGGAACCGCGACTATCACTTTACGCAAGCCCTGATGTTTCAGCTTATCCAAGCCAAGAAACATAAGTGCACGCGATTTTCCGCACGCCGGTGGTGCTTTGATCAAAAGATACTGGCTACCACGTTCAGCAAAAGCTCGGGCTTGCATTTCACGCATACCCATTGAGTTAAGGTTAGAGCTTTGACCCGTTTGACTATACTCGACATGTAGAAGGTTTTTCATCATTAGTCCTTAAATTTCATTAGTGCCTTTATCTACTATAAGTTCATAAAACAGTATCAGTT
This sequence is a window from Cronobacter sakazakii. Protein-coding genes within it:
- a CDS encoding helix-turn-helix transcriptional regulator, with amino-acid sequence MERSENNDMQLVDMKWIAATLKVTDKWIYKQIQDGKFMKPIKLGRSSRWRLSDIHEWLENRVK
- a CDS encoding IS5 family transposase: MAKQKFKITNWPTYNKALINRGSITFWLDDEAIQAWYESATPSSRGRPQRYSDLAITTVLVIKRVFRLTLRAAQGFIDSIFTLMNVPLRCPDYTSVSKSAKSVNVSFKTFTRGEIAHLVIDSTGLKVFGEGEWKVKKHGQERRRIWRKLHLAVDSKTHEIICADLSLNNVTGSEAFPGLIRQTHRKIRSAAGNGAYDTRLCHDELRRKKISALIPPRKGAGYWPGEYADRNRAVANQRMTGSNARWKWTTDYNRRSIAETAMYRVKQLFGGSLTLRDYDGQVAEAMALVRALNKMTKAGMPESVRIA
- a CDS encoding tail fiber protein, with translation MSAGTLTLTNKSAAVTGNGTSFTTELKAGDLIVVKVGGTPYTLPVKAITNNTQLMLVSDYTGPTQSGAAWFAVPQEAQSLITAALASQTAEALRGLNLDKTNWQQMFSGAGNITVTLSDGSSWTGPSLNSIKDMVDALSPVGSMLVWPSLNLPDNSTLGIKYLRLNGASFDKTLYPKLASIYTTGVLPDMRANVVRGFDDGRGVDQGRAMLSEQLDAAPNIVGSFAPSVDSRGFGTGAITCAGGVAAAYTTTSDTTFLRSVTATIDASKSSASYGRGNSAEVRMRNIVWNMIVRAS
- a CDS encoding DEAD/DEAH box helicase, which translates into the protein MMKNLLHVEYSQTGQSSNLNSMGMREMQARAFAERGSQYLLIKAPPACGKSRALMFLGLDKLKHQGLRKVIVAVPEKSIGGSFQDTKLSEHGFFADWVVKPENNLCVDGGESGKVKAFQRFMSSYDKILVCTHATLRFAFEKLAVTDFDNCLVAIDEFHHVSADGDNRLGSLIDDLMKKSSAHIIAMTGSYFRGDTVPILLAEDEALFTKVTYTYYEQLNGYQYLKSLGIGYHFYQGPYIEALPSVLDASKKTIIHIPNVNSGESTKDKHGEVDAILDVLGNVLKRDSATGVYHIEAKDGRLLKLANLVDDNPIERPKIQAYLRNIKAADDIDIIIALGMAKEGFDWPFCEHVLTIGYRSSLTEIVQIIGRATRDCIGKKHAQFTNLIAQPDAQDDDVKSSVNNMLKAITTSLLMEQILAPSIQFKPRSQWDGKPLPPNTLLVDDSSSTPVSQKVLDILNGDKNEIMATLMANEQTVKEAISETTPSETITQMALPAVIQTLYPDLTEEEQEQIRQGILQSMLITQQGGLFEGEDLPPDAVIDMGDNSGMESSSSVVGKQFLKMGEKFLCIDNLDIDLIDSINPFHGAYEILSKSVTAPMLKTIQEAVSASKSQVSEEEAVILWPKIKQFKKEHGQEPSLNSSDPIEVRYAEALAFIRKMKQQQIAKKGQ
- a CDS encoding tail fiber assembly protein is translated as MVFNSDGFAEQDFIQKVYIADISGEYIGTSEVMISRGTGLPAGAYLDAPPPLQEGKAIIRNANGSEWIITSDYRGKTAYSTDKSKTIIINEPGDIPDGFTLSGPPRAWEFWDGEKWLPDDKALKDIQQREAVERKTMLMNEASNEISLLQDAVDLDMATEDETARLLALKKFRVLLSRIDTTSAPDISWPIAP
- a CDS encoding GIY-YIG nuclease family protein encodes the protein MIRLSTNHLSGKSTLNSIISEDDEFDLLDVQPLKPKSGLVNLYGNQFSEIVAYYEQHGRLPTEGNTVSLDEKRLARRLKSIKENPDLCLQLRSIDFYNLLESNSSDYIHTNLAAESESPAYINKSELVTSLEDIFADDDDELLNFDEPDIFSITHVSVDRKEQPDEIAQRQPCPDFQRFEPLFLQLRGGLKNGIFSLERFTHKLKISEGDFFVLNGVVGYVHSAGERLREYSTYNARLHLIFENGTEMNMLYQSLTHGLVRDKEGRKVQLNGQKLIPSDVSVPSGLVYILATKSKDPALIPYKQNLYKIGFTETTVEQRIKNAEKDRTFLEAPVRIVATSQCFNLNAQKLEALVHGFLATRRLNITLKSHTGQVYTPKEWFHVPLATVQAVIQYIVDGTISQYRLDNTTGKIVAKR
- a CDS encoding host specificity protein J; this encodes MEKITGKKGGGGNSRTPRESPDSLQSIATAKILLALGEGEFAGGLTDKDIFLDGTPIRSADGTLNFPDVKWEFRPGTQTQDYIPGIPSVENEITVNTQLKATQPWTRAISNTQLSAVRVRLGVPSLQRMKDNGDVVGYRVEYKIELSTDGGGYTTVLNSAFDGKTTSLYERSHRIDLPPARTGWQLRVSRTTADSTSSRIVDTTNIEAYSEIIDAKLRYPNTALLFVSFNAKQFSNIPQISVRARGRQIRVPTTYDPVARTYSGTWDGSFKWAWSNNPAWVFYDLVLSDRFGIGDRLDATQVDKWELYRIAQYCDQPVPDGTGGSGTEPRFLCDVYIQSQNEAFTVLRDLASIFRGMTYWAGNQLAALADMPRDMTYVYTRANVIDGKFSYASGSEKNRYSTAMVSWSNPENHYTDEVEAVMEPDLVRRYGVRQTQISAIGCTRRTEANRRGRWALLTNAKDRMVSFATGLEGMIPLPGHIIGVADQYLSGRVMGGRISQVNGRALTLDRVPDAKAGDRLIVNLPSGKSQARTLQAVSGRNVTVSAVFSETPEREAVWSVDAQDVAIQQYRVTSVEDNNDGTWTISAVQHNPDKYAAIDSGARLDERPVSAIPPGVQAPPASVTLSSYSRVVQNLSVETLRVAWPAAPGAVAYECQWRKDNGDWVNVPRTSSLGFEVQGIYAGRYMARVSAVNASDVASVWQTSVEVTLTGKVGQPPVPLNFRTTPINWGIQLDWNFPDGADDTLMTEIQYAAASDGSDALLLSDVPYPAHSYTQLGLRAGQIFWYRARLVDRIGNQSAWTGWVRGMANDNAEDYLGDITGDFLTSADGQALQQQIDTNIEAVMQNALANNATVDHQWKQYGEVRADILVVKTTIANVDKAMADMSTQVQAQIGNVTAALEDKLTAVVDASGATAIHTLKAGVRINGDYYSAGMSIAVLAQAGQPVVTRVAFNADQFVLTTGSGASQFSPFAVVGGQVFMNSAFIQDGTITSAKIGAFIQSANYVAGTSGWRLDKNGNFELNGSGGNGRMLITNNIVQIWDSNNVLRVRMGLF